One window of the Tetragenococcus koreensis genome contains the following:
- a CDS encoding tRNA (adenine(22)-N(1))-methyltransferase → MNNHILSNRLAQVASFVPEQARLADIGSDHAYLPVYLVATGKISYAIAGEVAPGPLKAAIAQIKKYGYTEKIIPRLADGLATIQPEDRIDTITIAGMGGLLTSDILTNGQADGFLSTRERLILQPNNHEQELRHWLTRNHYKIYDEQLVKDQGKFYEIIVADYQKSDSYTMKELYFGPILMQKKSSIFQEKWQKELQTKQKILNNLQKAYERPEAKIAEINKEVAWIKEVLA, encoded by the coding sequence TTGAACAACCATATACTATCTAATCGATTAGCCCAAGTTGCCTCGTTCGTTCCAGAACAAGCCCGCTTGGCAGATATTGGTTCTGATCATGCTTATTTACCTGTCTATTTAGTAGCAACAGGAAAGATAAGTTATGCCATTGCTGGAGAAGTTGCTCCAGGGCCCTTAAAAGCAGCTATCGCCCAGATTAAAAAGTATGGTTACACAGAAAAAATTATCCCTCGTTTGGCAGACGGTTTAGCGACTATCCAGCCAGAAGATCGTATCGATACGATCACGATTGCTGGTATGGGTGGGCTGTTAACCAGTGACATTTTGACAAATGGACAGGCGGACGGTTTTTTATCTACTCGAGAGCGACTAATTTTACAACCTAATAACCATGAACAAGAACTACGCCATTGGCTAACAAGAAACCACTATAAAATTTATGATGAGCAACTGGTTAAAGATCAAGGAAAATTCTATGAAATAATTGTCGCTGATTATCAAAAAAGCGATAGTTATACGATGAAGGAATTATATTTTGGTCCTATTTTAATGCAGAAAAAATCGTCTATTTTTCAAGAAAAATGGCAAAAAGAGTTACAGACGAAACAAAAAATACTAAATAATTTACAAAAAGCTTATGAGCGACCTGAAGCTAAAATCGCAGAGATAAATAAAGAAGTCGCATGGATCAAGGAGGTACTGGCATGA
- a CDS encoding lysylphosphatidylglycerol synthase transmembrane domain-containing protein → MKKNAKWKIVLNLVLLLIILGIMYYFIQNSMRDIFIELKETDLTILFSVLFLGLLHQFFEGCGIKETVRGFSANFTVFDGMMTSFYIAFYRIITFGVGTLLAEIGFYKKKGIKISQGVGASALHMVMYKSAIVTYAVANLIFYFASMLNQRPQMIGLILVGIVLTSLLIITLVVLSLSLNLQVAVLLFCNRFVRNKKLRSYIDQLNLQINALHQAMQSVLDDKATILKIYLFNLLKVGAWYVIPFVCFQEETNNISFFLAFALISFTLVLSGVIPSPAGVGSFEFVYLFMFQPVTGTVEAVSSLLLYRFASFVLPFLLGFLVFLRERRKVVTDGIEEISEP, encoded by the coding sequence ATGAAAAAGAATGCAAAATGGAAAATTGTACTGAACCTAGTTTTGCTTCTCATTATTTTGGGAATCATGTATTATTTTATCCAAAATTCGATGCGCGATATTTTTATAGAATTAAAAGAAACAGATCTCACTATTTTATTTAGTGTCCTCTTTTTAGGTCTATTGCATCAATTTTTTGAAGGTTGTGGTATTAAGGAAACTGTGCGTGGATTTTCTGCTAATTTTACAGTTTTTGATGGTATGATGACTTCCTTTTATATTGCTTTTTATCGAATTATTACCTTTGGCGTGGGCACCTTACTTGCTGAAATTGGCTTTTATAAGAAAAAGGGAATCAAAATTAGCCAAGGTGTGGGCGCTTCGGCATTGCATATGGTGATGTACAAATCAGCAATTGTCACTTACGCTGTGGCAAATTTAATTTTTTATTTTGCTTCGATGTTGAATCAACGACCACAAATGATTGGTTTGATTTTAGTAGGAATCGTGTTAACTTCTTTACTCATCATTACTTTAGTTGTATTGTCACTGAGTTTAAATTTACAAGTAGCTGTGTTACTGTTTTGTAATCGATTCGTTCGTAATAAAAAATTGCGCAGCTATATTGATCAACTAAATTTGCAGATCAATGCTTTACACCAAGCCATGCAATCAGTTTTAGATGATAAGGCTACGATCCTCAAAATCTATTTATTTAACCTATTAAAAGTAGGTGCATGGTATGTAATTCCTTTTGTTTGCTTCCAAGAAGAGACGAATAATATCAGTTTTTTCTTAGCTTTTGCCTTAATCAGTTTTACTTTAGTTTTATCCGGCGTTATCCCGTCTCCAGCTGGGGTTGGTTCTTTTGAATTTGTTTATTTGTTTATGTTTCAACCTGTAACGGGAACCGTTGAAGCAGTATCTTCCTTACTTTTGTATCGTTTTGCTAGTTTTGTCCTGCCGTTTTTATTAGGTTTTCTGGTGTTTCTTAGAGAACGTAGAAAAGTAGTTACAGATGGGATTGAAGAGATCTCAGAACCTTAG
- the nrdR gene encoding transcriptional regulator NrdR — MHCPKCHHNNSRVIDSRQTDDGRAIRRRRECENCGYRFTTFERIEEAPLLVIKKNGAREEFNREKILRGLIRSAEKRPVAMEQMEQIVDHVESRIREMGENEISSNLIGEYVMEDLKDVDEIAYIRFASVYRQFKDMSVFLKELEDIVGKANDSKE, encoded by the coding sequence ATGCATTGTCCAAAATGTCATCACAATAACTCACGTGTTATTGATAGTCGTCAAACCGATGATGGCCGAGCCATTAGAAGAAGAAGAGAATGTGAAAATTGCGGGTATCGTTTTACAACATTTGAACGGATTGAAGAAGCACCGCTTCTAGTCATTAAAAAGAACGGCGCTCGGGAAGAATTTAACCGAGAAAAAATATTGCGCGGTCTAATCCGTTCAGCTGAGAAACGACCTGTCGCAATGGAACAAATGGAACAAATTGTAGATCATGTTGAAAGTCGTATTCGTGAAATGGGAGAAAATGAAATTTCTTCTAATTTGATTGGTGAATACGTCATGGAAGATTTGAAAGATGTAGATGAAATTGCTTATATTCGATTTGCCAGCGTATATCGTCAATTCAAAGATATGTCTGTGTTTTTAAAAGAATTAGAAGATATTGTAGGTAAAGCTAACGATTCAAAAGAATAG
- the pepT gene encoding peptidase T, whose product MYENLLPRFLRYVKTETRSNPESNTTPSTESQIAFANVLKQELEELGLADVHYNATNGYVSATLPSNIEKQVPSIGFIAHMDTADFNAENVQPQVIENYDGVSEIQLDEEGNYTLNPNDFPNLKNYQGQTLITTDGSTLLGADDKAGVAEIMSAMEILVNNSDISHGDIKVAFGPDEEIGIGADQFDVEDFNVDFAYTMDGGPLGELEYETFNAAQAEVTIKGKNVHPGTAKDTMINALQVAIDFQNQLPQDEVPEKTEGIQGFFHLMNLNGNPEEAQMSYIIRDHDHQKFENRKAKISDVQKTLNEQFDQQRVFVNMYDQYYNMKEIIEKDMSIVELAKNAMLDLAIDPIIEPVRGGTDGSKISYMGIPTPNIFAGAENMHGRFEYVSLQTMEKAAALIVKIAELNAE is encoded by the coding sequence ATGTACGAAAATTTACTACCGCGCTTTTTGCGTTATGTCAAAACAGAAACTCGCTCGAACCCTGAAAGCAATACGACACCATCAACTGAATCGCAGATTGCTTTTGCTAATGTACTAAAACAAGAGTTGGAAGAGCTAGGATTAGCTGATGTGCACTACAATGCCACTAATGGTTATGTTAGCGCGACTTTGCCAAGTAACATTGAAAAGCAAGTTCCTAGTATTGGTTTTATTGCTCATATGGATACAGCTGATTTCAATGCAGAAAACGTACAACCTCAAGTGATTGAAAATTATGATGGAGTTTCTGAAATTCAATTGGACGAAGAAGGTAATTATACTTTAAACCCTAATGATTTTCCTAACTTGAAAAATTACCAAGGACAAACCTTGATTACAACAGATGGTTCTACGCTTTTAGGAGCTGATGACAAAGCAGGAGTTGCTGAAATTATGTCAGCTATGGAAATTTTGGTAAATAACTCAGATATTTCACATGGCGACATTAAGGTAGCTTTTGGTCCAGATGAAGAAATTGGAATTGGCGCAGATCAATTTGATGTAGAAGATTTTAATGTTGATTTTGCTTATACAATGGACGGTGGCCCCCTGGGTGAGTTGGAATATGAAACTTTCAATGCAGCTCAAGCAGAAGTTACCATTAAAGGGAAAAATGTGCACCCAGGTACAGCTAAAGATACGATGATTAACGCCTTACAAGTGGCTATTGATTTTCAAAATCAGTTACCTCAAGATGAAGTGCCCGAGAAAACGGAAGGCATCCAAGGATTCTTTCATTTAATGAATTTAAACGGTAATCCTGAAGAAGCACAAATGTCATACATTATTCGTGATCATGATCATCAAAAATTTGAAAATCGAAAGGCCAAAATTTCCGATGTACAAAAAACGTTGAATGAACAATTTGATCAGCAACGCGTATTTGTGAACATGTATGATCAATATTACAATATGAAAGAGATCATTGAAAAAGATATGAGCATCGTTGAATTAGCTAAGAATGCTATGCTTGATTTAGCGATTGATCCTATTATTGAACCTGTACGTGGCGGAACAGATGGTTCCAAGATTTCTTATATGGGGATTCCAACGCCCAATATTTTTGCAGGTGCAGAAAATATGCATGGACGCTTTGAATATGTTTCATTGCAAACAATGGAAAAAGCAGCCGCACTAATCGTAAAAATTGCTGAATTAAATGCAGAATAA
- the coaE gene encoding dephospho-CoA kinase (Dephospho-CoA kinase (CoaE) performs the final step in coenzyme A biosynthesis.): MSFILGVTGGIATGKSGVVDIFKQYGFPVVDADVIAREVVEPGTPGLKKIVATFGKEVLQEDNSLDRKKLGQLVFADAKTRKTLDQLLAPFLQEAITYQIEKKARVTPLVIADIPLLYEAGYDKVVDQVAVVYIPERIQQERLIKRDQITKKEAQQKIASQLPIEEKKERADIVFDNQKDLLSTQQQVVSWLKENQFL, translated from the coding sequence ATGAGTTTCATCCTTGGGGTTACTGGCGGAATTGCTACAGGCAAAAGTGGAGTCGTTGATATTTTTAAGCAATATGGTTTTCCTGTAGTTGATGCAGACGTTATCGCAAGAGAAGTAGTTGAACCTGGTACGCCTGGTTTGAAAAAAATTGTGGCGACTTTTGGCAAAGAAGTACTGCAAGAAGATAATTCTTTAGATCGTAAAAAACTAGGACAACTTGTTTTTGCTGATGCAAAAACAAGAAAAACACTTGATCAGCTACTCGCACCTTTTTTACAAGAAGCTATTACTTATCAAATTGAAAAAAAAGCAAGGGTTACTCCTCTGGTAATTGCTGATATCCCTTTGCTTTATGAAGCTGGGTATGATAAAGTTGTAGACCAAGTAGCCGTGGTATATATTCCCGAAAGAATTCAGCAAGAGCGGTTAATTAAACGAGACCAGATAACAAAAAAAGAAGCCCAACAAAAAATCGCCAGCCAACTTCCAATTGAAGAAAAGAAAGAACGAGCAGATATCGTTTTTGATAACCAGAAAGACCTTTTATCTACTCAGCAACAGGTAGTTTCTTGGTTAAAAGAGAATCAATTTCTATAA
- a CDS encoding replication initiation and membrane attachment family protein, whose product MYSAWDEVQPNHIYQVTKSFPLTEEGNNGLVYLYQPIIGQKALALYYGFLGDKEDQYENEFAHIDMLDALNIGLPDFLQARKQLEGMGLLSVFAKEDPEFGEMFLYRLEEPIHPEAFFRDETYSFLLLNTVGERKFRQMVRRFQPEKPDLSDYQEITSNFREVYGALDERLFSRNAQNLEKVSNEYQVASNNKMQLDERQIDWDFLYELAQRKFIAKENFDETFKQQLTLYANLFGFDEMKLVELMTEAVSLADGMVNRKDLDKTIRQQQQAAAKKEKPQAVYDDQSDEEVRRFNTLRQTGFSENDIQLIKIAQSTAPMDFLQAIKNEKHSYVADQETWLLKTLVERSPLPNSVINVLVHYILVIKKNSSLQANFVNQIATNWSELELNSPEQAIKHVRDLVKEAKNKPTKKSNSSSRKQQPIRKETLPDWVDKPTEEVEDPAVQEEINKKLQDYLKRKEGES is encoded by the coding sequence TTGTATAGCGCTTGGGATGAAGTACAACCAAATCATATTTATCAAGTGACTAAAAGCTTTCCTCTGACTGAAGAAGGGAATAATGGGTTAGTTTATCTTTACCAGCCCATTATTGGCCAAAAAGCACTAGCCTTATATTACGGTTTTTTAGGTGACAAAGAAGATCAATATGAAAATGAATTTGCTCATATTGACATGCTCGATGCTTTAAATATTGGGTTGCCTGACTTTTTACAGGCTCGTAAACAATTAGAAGGTATGGGATTATTGTCGGTATTTGCAAAAGAAGATCCAGAATTTGGTGAGATGTTTTTGTATCGCTTAGAAGAACCGATCCATCCAGAAGCTTTTTTCCGAGATGAAACCTATAGCTTTTTACTATTAAACACTGTGGGTGAACGTAAATTTCGACAAATGGTTCGTCGTTTTCAACCAGAAAAGCCTGACTTATCAGACTATCAAGAGATTACTAGCAATTTTCGTGAAGTATACGGCGCTTTAGACGAACGTTTATTTAGCCGTAATGCACAAAATCTAGAAAAAGTTTCAAATGAGTATCAAGTAGCTAGTAACAACAAAATGCAATTAGATGAACGTCAGATTGATTGGGATTTTTTGTATGAATTGGCACAACGAAAATTTATTGCTAAGGAAAACTTTGATGAAACTTTCAAACAACAGTTAACCTTATATGCTAATTTATTTGGCTTTGATGAAATGAAATTAGTCGAATTAATGACTGAGGCGGTTTCTTTAGCTGATGGAATGGTCAATCGAAAAGACTTAGATAAGACAATTAGACAACAACAGCAAGCCGCTGCGAAGAAAGAAAAACCACAAGCTGTTTATGATGACCAGTCGGATGAAGAAGTTCGTCGCTTCAACACTTTACGGCAAACTGGGTTTTCTGAAAATGATATTCAACTGATTAAGATTGCACAGAGTACAGCACCGATGGACTTTTTACAAGCAATTAAAAATGAAAAGCATAGTTATGTAGCAGATCAAGAAACTTGGCTGTTGAAAACATTAGTAGAACGTAGCCCTTTGCCTAATAGCGTCATTAATGTACTGGTTCATTATATACTGGTTATTAAAAAAAATAGCTCTTTACAAGCAAATTTTGTTAACCAAATTGCAACAAATTGGTCAGAGTTAGAACTCAATAGTCCTGAACAAGCGATCAAACATGTGCGCGATTTGGTAAAAGAAGCTAAAAATAAACCGACTAAAAAATCAAATTCTTCATCAAGAAAGCAACAGCCTATTCGTAAAGAAACATTACCGGATTGGGTCGATAAACCCACCGAAGAAGTTGAAGATCCAGCGGTCCAAGAAGAAATCAATAAAAAACTTCAGGATTATCTGAAACGCAAAGAAGGTGAAAGTTAA
- the dnaI gene encoding primosomal protein DnaI yields the protein MEDIGKNLNKLMNQKNYRTRFSEMMAEVLKDQDVQNFLNEHKNELSEDDIERSYAKLYEFVQEKRKFELNDPTMIAPGYEPQLMLNFHSVDVTYIPTEELVAKQEQDEIRNRIQALNMPKDIQEARMSNYEGTTGRGKAFMGAIDFINAYKDAPKTFHKGLYLVGSFGVGKTYLLGAIARDLAEAGYTSTLLHFPSFAVDMKQSIKKDEVGEKLDAVKSASILMLDDIGADAMSSWIRDDIFGVILQYRMQEQLPTFFSSNFTMSELEQHLSVTQRGEEEPLKAKRLLERIRYLTQEIEMTGRNRRNS from the coding sequence ATGGAAGATATTGGAAAGAATTTAAATAAACTAATGAACCAGAAAAACTATCGAACGCGTTTTTCAGAAATGATGGCTGAAGTATTAAAAGACCAAGATGTGCAAAACTTCTTAAATGAGCATAAAAATGAATTATCAGAAGATGATATTGAGCGTAGTTATGCGAAACTATATGAATTTGTCCAAGAAAAACGAAAATTCGAGTTAAATGATCCCACTATGATTGCTCCTGGTTATGAACCACAATTAATGCTGAACTTTCACTCGGTAGATGTTACTTATATCCCAACCGAGGAATTAGTAGCTAAACAGGAACAAGATGAGATTCGCAATCGTATTCAAGCACTGAATATGCCTAAAGATATTCAAGAAGCTCGTATGTCAAATTATGAAGGAACTACTGGACGCGGGAAAGCGTTTATGGGTGCGATCGATTTTATTAATGCTTACAAGGATGCACCTAAAACTTTTCATAAGGGGCTTTATTTAGTAGGAAGTTTCGGCGTAGGAAAAACTTATTTATTAGGTGCAATCGCTAGAGACTTAGCTGAAGCTGGCTATACTTCAACACTGTTACATTTTCCATCGTTTGCGGTGGATATGAAGCAATCCATTAAAAAGGATGAAGTTGGAGAAAAGTTGGATGCGGTCAAAAGTGCTTCCATTTTGATGCTAGATGATATTGGCGCAGATGCTATGAGTAGTTGGATTCGTGATGATATTTTTGGCGTAATCTTGCAATACCGAATGCAAGAACAATTGCCTACTTTTTTTAGTTCGAATTTTACAATGAGTGAATTAGAACAACATTTATCGGTCACTCAACGCGGTGAAGAAGAACCACTCAAAGCAAAACGTTTGTTAGAACGGATTCGTTATTTGACACAAGAAATTGAAATGACCGGCAGAAATCGCCGGAATAGTTAA
- a CDS encoding Nif3-like dinuclear metal center hexameric protein translates to MSLNAKEFIAKFESFCPLWLAEEGDPCGLHLGTLNKQITRVMMTLDVRPEVVEEAIAKGIDLIVTKHPPIFRPIDRLVSDDPQIKMYTDLLKNDIAVYAAHTNMDIIWGGLNDWFCEMLDVNVCDYLVKTHEVRFKKLAVYVPMDYSQKMRQALGEAGAGTQGNYRNTSYSMIGTGRFTPNENARPTIGSSNREEQVQEARIEVIFPETIQEKVLQVMYQIHPYEEPAYDILPLDNSPQSLGLGRVGRLEAPVAVEDFVQKVKTAFQLDGLRLIQPKEAKKTVQTVAICGGSGGKFYSNALKKDADVYITGDVYYHTAHDMQSNGLTVIDPGHNIEVVCVNKFIEKMEEWKKEEGWTVDFIPSEVNTNPFQFR, encoded by the coding sequence ATGAGTCTTAATGCAAAAGAATTTATCGCAAAATTTGAATCGTTTTGTCCTCTTTGGTTAGCTGAAGAAGGGGACCCTTGCGGTTTGCACCTAGGAACTTTAAACAAACAAATTACGCGGGTAATGATGACTTTGGATGTGCGGCCAGAAGTGGTCGAAGAAGCGATCGCCAAAGGGATTGATTTAATTGTCACTAAACACCCGCCCATTTTCCGTCCAATTGATCGATTAGTTTCAGATGATCCGCAAATTAAGATGTATACTGATTTATTAAAAAATGATATTGCGGTTTATGCTGCTCATACGAATATGGATATTATATGGGGCGGTTTAAACGATTGGTTCTGTGAAATGTTGGATGTCAATGTCTGTGACTATCTAGTCAAGACGCATGAAGTACGTTTCAAAAAATTAGCAGTGTATGTTCCTATGGATTATAGTCAAAAAATGCGGCAGGCTTTAGGCGAGGCAGGTGCTGGTACGCAAGGGAATTATCGTAATACTAGTTATTCGATGATAGGAACAGGACGTTTTACCCCTAATGAAAATGCTCGTCCAACGATTGGTTCTAGTAATCGGGAAGAACAAGTTCAAGAAGCGCGAATTGAAGTGATTTTTCCTGAAACGATCCAAGAAAAAGTGCTCCAAGTCATGTATCAAATTCATCCATATGAAGAGCCTGCTTATGACATTTTACCTCTAGATAATTCACCACAGTCATTGGGGCTGGGCCGAGTTGGACGATTAGAGGCACCGGTTGCAGTAGAAGACTTTGTACAAAAAGTCAAAACAGCTTTTCAGCTTGATGGATTGCGTTTAATTCAACCAAAGGAAGCAAAAAAAACAGTGCAAACTGTGGCAATCTGTGGGGGCTCTGGCGGAAAATTCTATTCAAATGCCCTTAAAAAAGATGCAGACGTCTATATTACGGGAGATGTTTATTATCACACCGCTCATGACATGCAATCTAATGGCTTGACGGTAATTGATCCGGGGCATAATATTGAAGTAGTTTGTGTGAACAAATTTATAGAAAAAATGGAAGAATGGAAAAAAGAAGAAGGATGGACTGTTGATTTTATTCCTTCTGAGGTTAATACCAATCCATTCCAGTTTAGATAA
- the mutM gene encoding DNA-formamidopyrimidine glycosylase — protein sequence MPELPEVETVRKGLVRLVQDKTIAEVVVRWPRIIEFPTVDEFCQELVGQRIETITRRGKFLLFKLTDFDLISHLRMEGKYEYFSEKNNPQPDKHTHVIFKFSDGSQLHYNDVRKFGRMTLVATGQGVLYKGIQQLGPEPIIEEFLLGDFVEKLQCSSSLIKPLLLNQKVVAGLGNIYTDEALWLAKIHPQQPARTLNKTEIKRLHQAIIEVLTKAVKVGGTTIRTYKNALGEAGSFQMELNVYAKTAEPCPRCKTPIVKIKVAQRGTHFCPHCQKLKRRKQS from the coding sequence TTGCCGGAATTACCCGAAGTAGAAACAGTTAGAAAAGGGCTTGTCCGTCTGGTCCAAGATAAGACCATCGCAGAAGTTGTCGTCAGATGGCCTAGAATTATCGAATTCCCGACAGTTGATGAATTTTGCCAAGAATTAGTTGGCCAGCGTATTGAAACGATTACTCGCAGAGGAAAGTTCCTACTTTTTAAACTGACCGATTTTGATTTGATTTCTCATTTACGTATGGAAGGAAAGTATGAGTATTTTTCCGAAAAAAATAATCCGCAACCGGATAAGCATACCCATGTAATTTTTAAATTCTCAGATGGTAGTCAATTGCATTACAATGATGTACGAAAATTTGGCCGTATGACTTTAGTTGCAACGGGGCAGGGGGTGCTTTATAAAGGCATCCAACAGCTGGGGCCAGAACCAATAATTGAAGAGTTTCTTTTAGGGGATTTTGTAGAAAAATTGCAATGCTCATCTTCTTTAATCAAACCTTTATTATTAAATCAAAAAGTCGTAGCAGGATTGGGCAATATTTATACTGACGAAGCTTTATGGCTGGCTAAGATTCATCCACAGCAACCAGCGCGAACGTTGAATAAAACAGAAATTAAACGTCTCCACCAAGCAATTATCGAAGTTTTGACAAAAGCCGTCAAGGTTGGCGGAACGACAATCCGAACTTATAAAAATGCACTAGGTGAGGCGGGTTCTTTTCAAATGGAATTAAACGTGTATGCTAAGACAGCTGAACCATGTCCCAGATGCAAAACGCCTATCGTTAAAATAAAGGTAGCACAAAGAGGCACGCATTTTTGTCCGCACTGCCAGAAGTTGAAAAGGAGGAAACAATCATGA